The following proteins are co-located in the Gemmatimonadota bacterium genome:
- a CDS encoding phytanoyl-CoA dioxygenase family protein, translating to MSVTGAKPVEITDGQKQQYQEEGYFILESALDDVQLEYIRGECDRLRVEMEAEMAREAEKSRGITHKGSRYFISNRHRDNPSLRPYIFSEIMAEICRSTLGDTAYLFHEQFVVKGPEVGMKFGWHQDSGYVGFDHRPYMSCWAALDDVSDENGTVYILPFSRAGTRRRQDHRIVDETNDKIGYFGDDPGVPVVAPAGSIAVFSSVSFHRSSPNTSDSWRRVYLTQYSAEPILTEDGTRNWSNAEPFLVDGERVTAE from the coding sequence ATGTCGGTAACCGGAGCAAAGCCCGTCGAGATCACCGACGGGCAGAAGCAGCAGTACCAGGAGGAAGGGTACTTCATTCTCGAGTCCGCCCTGGACGATGTGCAGCTGGAATACATACGCGGCGAGTGCGACCGGTTGCGGGTCGAAATGGAGGCCGAGATGGCCAGGGAAGCGGAGAAATCCCGGGGCATCACCCACAAGGGCAGCCGTTACTTCATCTCGAACCGGCACCGCGACAATCCCAGCCTGCGGCCGTACATTTTCAGCGAGATCATGGCCGAGATCTGCAGGAGCACTCTGGGCGACACCGCCTATCTCTTCCACGAGCAGTTCGTGGTCAAGGGGCCCGAAGTCGGCATGAAGTTCGGCTGGCACCAGGACTCGGGCTACGTGGGGTTCGACCACCGGCCCTACATGAGCTGCTGGGCCGCCCTCGACGACGTCTCCGACGAGAACGGCACGGTCTACATCCTGCCCTTCTCCCGCGCGGGCACGAGGCGCCGCCAGGATCACCGCATCGTGGACGAGACCAATGACAAGATCGGCTACTTCGGCGATGATCCCGGCGTGCCCGTGGTCGCGCCGGCCGGGAGCATCGCCGTCTTCTCCAGTGTCTCCTTCCACCGCAGCAGCCCGAATACCTCTGACAGCTGGCGGAGAGTGTACCTTACGCAGTACTCCGCTGAACCGATCCTGACCGAAGACGGCACGCGGAACTGGAGCAACGCGGAGCCCTTTCTTGTGGACGGCGAGCGGGTAACGGCCGAATAA
- a CDS encoding SDR family NAD(P)-dependent oxidoreductase, with protein sequence MSESNKVAVVTGAGSGIGKACSLALLDAGYSVVLAGRRKEALESTVTDAGEAADRLLVVPTDVGVASQVERLFAETKAAHGRLDLLFNNAGTGAPAVLLEELTAEQWQTVVDVNLTGSFLCTKEAFRIMKDQDPKGGRIINNGSVSAHVPRPNSAPYTATKHAVTGLTRSTSLDGRKYNIACGQIDIGNAATEMTQRMQEGILQPTGDLLAEARMHVKNVADAVVFMAGLPLDANVQFITVMATTMPYIGRG encoded by the coding sequence ATGAGTGAAAGCAACAAAGTCGCCGTCGTCACCGGCGCGGGTTCGGGCATCGGCAAGGCCTGTTCCCTGGCGCTTTTAGACGCAGGCTACAGCGTGGTCCTCGCGGGCCGGCGGAAAGAAGCCCTGGAGTCGACCGTGACAGATGCCGGTGAAGCCGCGGACCGGTTGCTGGTCGTACCCACGGACGTGGGCGTCGCCTCGCAGGTCGAGCGCCTCTTCGCCGAAACGAAGGCCGCCCACGGCCGCCTGGACCTGCTGTTCAACAACGCCGGGACCGGGGCGCCCGCCGTGCTCCTCGAAGAGCTGACGGCCGAGCAGTGGCAGACCGTGGTGGACGTCAACCTGACGGGTTCCTTCCTCTGCACGAAGGAGGCCTTCAGGATCATGAAGGATCAGGATCCGAAGGGCGGGCGGATCATCAACAACGGATCGGTCTCCGCCCATGTGCCCCGACCGAACTCGGCGCCGTACACGGCCACCAAGCACGCCGTAACCGGCTTGACGCGTTCGACTTCCCTCGATGGTCGGAAGTACAACATCGCCTGCGGGCAGATCGACATCGGCAACGCGGCCACGGAGATGACCCAGCGCATGCAGGAGGGCATCCTGCAACCTACCGGCGACCTGCTGGCCGAGGCCAGGATGCACGTCAAGAACGTGGCCGACGCCGTGGTTTTTATGGCCGGACTGCCCCTCGACGCCAACGTACAATTCATCACGGTCATGGCCACCACCATGCCCTACATAGGACGGGGATAA